ATGTCCTGACATTACACGAACACAACccattaacacgatttgacatcCCCTGTtaatccaaataaaaacaaaagcaaaaacacAACAGGGTGATGACAAAAAGCATAAACAAGACAAAGAGATATAGACATATCTGGCAAAAAGAGTACCAGAATAGAACAACTAAACATCTAGGTTTCTATTAGTGGTGTTTCACTATTTGCAAAAGGAAAGTTTCCTCTTACTTTTACTTAATTTCTTCTTTATGATAGCTGGATTGAAGATTGAGTATCCCATCCAAGTGCTGGTCATGTTTAACATAAAGTTCTATCATCCATtcttgttttgataagtaaacatatataattattctaaatcaCTAAGGTCACAACCTAACTGCTGAGTAAGATTGCATAAGTGTACAAAGGATAAGACACCTAATTAAGAGAAGATAGggaacaaaaattcaaaaactctatAAAGGAAGAAAAGTGGGCATCATTTTGGGAGATTGTCCATTCATAcgaggaaaacaaaaacataataaaataagaacctACATCAACTTACCAATCCTTGCACCCCTCACATTGCACCATGAGGTCATCTGGGTTGTAAGGCATCTCACATTTGCAGTACCTTCAGGAAAAATGCCAATAAAAATCAGAACCCATCAATGTACTTATCCAAATCAATACAAAAAGtacaaggaaaacaaaaaaacagatttcagccaaacccaaaagtACAAAAAACCAAGCTCAGAAAATCAGAATCGGGGAATGAACGAGTAAGGCGATGCATGAAAATTTGAATCAGTTATTCTAgtctcaataaaaaatatatataaaaaataatataatgcaATGCAAGCATTTAAAATAATGTacaaaagaatttaaaacatGAATTCATAAACTAGTTTCTATAAGAACATAATTTGaatctaaataatttcaataagCATATAATTCATGTATTTGAGCTCAATTATCCTACTTTTTTGCCTTCAATATTCTCAtgtaagaagaaaataaataccaTTGACTTATAAGGACAAGACAAGGGTATTGTTTTGTTCAGTCACAATTTTAGTGCACAAATACCATTCTTTGAATCAGCtagaatcaattttttttttataagtaagaagtatGTTTCATTGAAATCAGCTAGAATCAATTTGAATCAATTGATTGAAGTGGTTGAGTgaactactaaaaaaaaaactctaaaaccGATTCGCATTTCGACCGATTCAGTTTGAATTAAACCACAAAAAACTTACACGGCCACTCGGTCGGGAGTGAACCCTCCAGTAGCAGCCTTATACTCAAATCGGCAATAGTAATCCTCAGCCCCAACATTCTCAAGCTTGGTGTAGTTCTTGAACGAGTGAACGGTGCACTTCCCTTCGATAGTGTGGGCGCTCTGCACGTCATAGTGGTCGGACAAGAAGAGTTCCTTGGCTCCGTGGAACTGTCTCCGCCCTCCGATTGACTCCTCGGGCCGATAGTACCACCTCACCCTCACCTTCACGTTGTTCCGACCATCCATCTCGATCTTCTCTATGCGCGCCACATATGGGGGCTTACCCGTGTCCGATGGTCGCATCAGCACGCAGTCCCCAGCTGCCAAAACCaaccaaaaagttaaaaactttgaaacccaacaaacaaaaaagaacattTTTTGAAAGGTGGATGTTTTGGGTTTTACCTCTGACAACCTTGTTGGTGCCTCTAATGGTGTAGGAATCTATGTCCCTCTTGCCAGGTCTAGTTTTGGCCATTGAGTAGGGTTTGTGCAGGAGAGAAAagggtaaaaaacaaaaagattcaAAATGTAGGGACCGTGAGTCCGCGAAGAGAAAGCAAAATATAAAGATTCAAACCTGGAATGAAAGATTAGTTTTTAGAACATAAATTTAAGGGGGAGAAGAGAAATAAAGAGAAACGACAGGTCCTCTTCAATCTTCATGGAGATGGAGGAGGACAGAGTGAGCGTGACGCTTGACCTGGGAGTAATAGTGACCTTTCTCTATTGGTTCAAGCCTTCGATGCAGGCGTCGTCGTTTGTCgtcctattttgtttttttttttttttttttttttatcaaaaagcCATTTTATGATAGTTt
This genomic interval from Juglans regia cultivar Chandler chromosome 3, Walnut 2.0, whole genome shotgun sequence contains the following:
- the LOC109008558 gene encoding chromatin remodeling protein EBS-like; translation: MAKTRPGKRDIDSYTIRGTNKVVRAGDCVLMRPSDTGKPPYVARIEKIEMDGRNNVKVRVRWYYRPEESIGGRRQFHGAKELFLSDHYDVQSAHTIEGKCTVHSFKNYTKLENVGAEDYYCRFEYKAATGGFTPDRVAVYCKCEMPYNPDDLMVQCEGCKDWYHPACVGTTIEEAKKLDRFVCSECSSDEDGKKPQITFSTSPAADAKVEPKRRRR